Below is a genomic region from Ostrea edulis chromosome 10, xbOstEdul1.1, whole genome shotgun sequence.
tgtttacataacaaagaatcaaagctaaaatattgctcttatccttgcattcagacggtccaaattttggttgtcaacagtaaatgagctatatttttaattttgaacatcaaaattgaaaaacatttctttcgaaaaacttGAACCAGTCATGCATTTAATACATTCCATACTTGAACAACATTCTCACATTCAATATGTGACAAGTTTTATGATTactgtgtgttttgtttttccATTTACTGAGATATGCATTATCACAGGGGATATTACTCAAAAAGTTGCAGTTCAATTCAGGTGAGTATCCAATAATTTACATCGACAGATATATATTTCCATGCTACATGTACAGGTTCAATTAGGCTCTAACCTTTTCTCTTTTTTTAGCAAGGTGTTGTATTCGCATGTAAacagaatatgtacatgtatttatgatacATTCTTTTCCCTTCCGCACAGAAAAATATCgaaaagaaataaatacatgtatatgtaatataatgtTCCACGAAATGTCTATGCTCAGCaaagcatacatgtatctacaaagATAACAAAAAATTTATTTACTACGTACATGTAAATACGGCATGTAAACACCTAGAGCGTTTTATAACCCATAGAAAAAAGTTTTCAATCAgtcattaacatattttctaCTTGTATAATGTTGTGAATATTGATGAGTTATCTCGCAACCAATGAGAATGTAGGTCACCATTTGAAAGGCATTAAATACGCAGCGTCAAGAATCGCGTTCTACTGAAAGTTCAAAGCGAACAGAGATTTGTACTATTTAAACAATAACTTTGAACTTGTAGCAACTTCGTTTTTCAAGACCCGTAATGTCAAATAATTCTGATCTTTCAACAAtgtttggttggttgtatattgtttaacgtcccgctcgacaATCTTttactcacatggagacgtcaccattcccgatgaagggctgtaaaatttaggcctatgcctgGCGCTTACGGACTTtcaacagggagggatctttatcgtgctacaccagCTGTGACACGGCTGGTTTTTGTGGtatcatccgaagaaccgcctcATTTACTCGCtccttacgacaagcaaggggtactgaggacctattctaacccgaatctcTTCGGGACGtttatagaaatgaaaaatatctcaaaattgtatgattttgtatatgtaaaatttcatatttcatgtctaacaactttatgacaaacagtaAAGCCCCAGTAACCGTAACCtgtaaatgattttttatttcatagccGCCAACCGGAAGTAAACGGTGACAAATATTTTGCCATTTCATGGTTTCAGTATCGTCCCTATGCTTATCAAATATGCACCATTAATTACACAAGTTATTGACCACAAAAATGTATGAATTGAATCACATATTTCATTTACTCAATTAAATTTCCATACGTTTCTTGTAAATGAAAGTCGTTGACTTCTTCAGTCAATATCACACTTCATCATTTTTGGCATTTTAGCATTTAAAAAAGTCATACTATGTCATTTGAAAAGGTGTGATTTcatgatttatttatacatgcatgtatgtcaTGTAAATTTACACATTAGGTGTTCACTGCACATATACATCTTATGTTCAACACATGGGGAAAATCGTGTACATTTTTCTACTTTCAGGGGTATGTTATCAACATTCTAAATTTCTTCCATATTTGGGTTTGTTTTAACTCTACATAACTTGTAATGCGGTTATTGTAGAAATTACACTACCGGTATTtaattctttcttcttttttttatcatgttCCTGCGCATATTTTTATGATCCCCGAAtaatttcgggggggggggcatatagtCGCTGTCATTGTCTGTTAAACtgggtcttcggtctcggtccggTGTTTAAAACCTTCGGTCCAAGATTTTTTATTCGAtagaaaaataatatatcaGAATATACAAGTCCCATTTCTCGTTAATTGAGATATGACAATTCCACGCATGCATTCTGATAGTTGGTTGATTATATTATTTTCtcctttttaaaatgatatgtgaaaactccgtgACAATGTCGTTTTCCCTCAATAACCTTTTTAtctacctatatatatatatatatatgtgtgtgtgtgtgtgtgtgtgtgtgtgtgtgtgtgtgtgtgtgtgtgtgtgtgtgtgaaaatacggatgtatatttaattgctgttataaaatttagaaattcatttcaagattaaggatgatctccctcatgcatagctcctatccttggacgaatttggcacGCTATTTTTGGTATATTtcgctctaaaacttcatagttatttcggatttcaaacatttcggttgagcatcactgaagagacattatttgtcgaaatgcgcatctggtgcatcgaaattggtaccatataagttttacatatatacaaaagcactaaagttccaacaacacccgatacctcaaagtgtcggttccacaacatggatacaaggtcaaatacaaaaaattatacaaagcactaaaatgaccaacgacacgaacaaccagattgtcaaattttcgggacgacccgtcgcttcttcaggacaaacgaaaacaattacataatgtggtcaatatcaacagagaataataacaaaaactacatataaatacatctagcactacaactaccctaatctacaaacgtatttacaacgcagactacatgttttttggtctttaggcttgtgtgtgtgtgtgtgtgtaaaacttatacggtaccaattttgatgcaccagatgcgcatttcgacaaataatgtctcttcagtgatgctcaaccgaaatgtttgaaatccgaaataactatgaagttttagagctaaatatagccaaaaacagcgtgcacacacacacacacatatatatatatatatatatatatatatatatatgcaaaatcgAAATAAAAGTGTATGCAGTTATCCTGCTGTGTTTAATTTGTTTCTAATTTACTACcagtgttttaaaatatatttcattttatcgttGAGGTCACATATCACTCTGTTGATTTGAGTGTTCTTGAAATAAAGCTACAAGAATATTTCTTCTTCTCTTATCTAATATTTAGTTATCTTATCTTTAAAAGATACTAGTACAACACTTAGAATTGCACCtaatacttatacatgtatagtacatCTGTTGCCGGAGCTCAGTGGCAGACAAACGCTATATAGagttcgctttgtaaccgggaggtcgtgagttaaCCCCCCAGTTACGAAGAGAATACTTCCCTCattggaagaaaaaaacatttatttacttGATGTAAAACACCTGTACATAACACAAAAGACGATGGAAGTAGTTCATCAAAAAGAAGAGTATGTAATCAACAAAATGCACTAAAATGGatgaattaattaaaattaatcgcatacctcctataagcaatacaaaataaagatttgggaaaacacagacccctggatatatcagaggtgggatcaggtgcctaggaggagtaagcaccccctgtcgaccggtcacgcaTCCTCTGATGGAtctgattactccgtttacctgatcgagatatacaGTGTAGGGTTCATGGTGGGTGTCatctgtcaacaggggatgcttactcctcctagccactCCGTGtgtgcccacctctctattatgaattccttatagaagttatgagattggtcactgttcgttatcttcaccttttcatatcatGTAATGGAACGAGTGCGAGCGGAAGGACAAGAGAGACCTTATAGAGGGACATCACCTCCGTATGTTAGAATTGGTAATGGTCTACGGAGATCGTTGTTGGTGGAATATGTCAGTTGAATTATGTTGGATAAACCTAGTGTCAAACTTTTGTAAGAAAGAACACGAGAGACATCggcaggtacatgtatgtatataaaatgataaactcAGTCGATTCGAATTCCTTCTGCaaatatgattttaatatcaggaaaacatttatatcaagaaaaaaaattacgtTTCAGGATTTGATGCATTACAGAATGAGTAGAGATTGTATCCCACGAAAGTGTTGTAGACCGATCCCGTGGCCAAACAGCTACAGGTGTTGACGTTATCTATGCAGCGGGTACCTGTGCCGACTTCGTAAATCTTTCCGTTGATAGTACAAGTCCCTGAATGTAAAAACAACAGAGAGTTATATTGGAAATACATTAAGGCATTGGTATTTCCCGCATGACTGTTTAGAAAATTGGTGAAGAAGCTAAATTTCGCGCTTCATGGAGTGAGCATGCGTGAAGCGTTACATTTCCCACCctcatcattttttttcttacattctactttcattttctcgAAATCAGttgatgaatatttaaaatacgCACATTTTTCACAATCAATCATGTTTATGAGAAATGGCCATTACAGACGagaacattgaaaatgtaaatattttcttttaagacaaaaaaaaaagcaacTACAAAAAGCAGCAATTGCTAACAAACCTGGACAAAACTGACAGCCGTCGTCTGCCGTTAGTCGCTCGGCCTCGGGACAGCTGGGAGTAGTACATTCccaatatttacaatataaacgctccacgtcattcacttttTCACGCAAGCACTCCCTCCGAGTTTGATCTACTGTTTCGTCGCCCGGATATTCTTCACATTCAAAGTACTTTGTGGGTGTAATACTGAGTGTAATACCTGAGGACGTAAGATTAACGTGTAATttattatatgtacagtattcaTGTATAAAAGAAACCCACACAAAGAAAATAGAAACTATAaggcatattttgttttcaaatgagGAATGACCtggatttatatttatttagaattatcAATTTGGAATATTTAGTTGTTCGGTACTTatgttattcatttataactCTAAAGATAAAGTAACACGAAATCTTAAGAATTTGTTATAATTCGACGAttttatctatttgtattgtcacAGATACGGTGATATATTTCGGACATTGAGGTAAATTTTGTTACAGAGTGGAGGAGAATATCATCTCCAGCGCTCGGTTTCTTATTTTGACCACTCTTTTTGATATCCCATTCGTAAACATATATGGTCGTTAAAACAATCTAATATACAAATACAACCTCTCATTAAATTAAACGctgttttatatcaatttttggGCCGTTgctttcctgatcaagatatagggttcacggcgggtgtgaccagtcaacaggggatacttactccccctaggcacctgataccacctctggtatatccaggggtcagtgttttcCCCACTCTTCATTCTTTATACgaatcatgagattgatcacagttccttatcttcacttttacatATTGTGTGAATTCTGTCATCAGTATGGGGACtgtcgggggcatttgtgttttaaggacacgttttttttttattgcagattccatagccctcggtgctagtgatacttttaactgatACTTAGGTGACCGATAATGCTTGTCGATCTCTTGTTTCTTTTAAACGAAGGATAAGCATGGTCTACAATAAAGCTTCTGCATATGAAATAGAAGATCAACATTATTTACTTAAAGAAGAAAAGGCTGATGCacttgtacatttgtatatatatttatgaaatagaAGATAAACATTTAATTCATAATCACTAAcgtaaaataaattaaagaccgATTTGCATATACAAAATGGAAATTCTTTTAACATATACCTAATATAACAGCAAACAAAGTCAGACCGAATACTGCAACATTTCCCATTTTctgaaagataaaaaaaaagttattgatcttagcattttcaacattttacacgaTTGTATTTCTTCGGTAACACTCTTCCCGAGGGgaaccgggttagaataggtcctcagtacccccttgcttgtcgtaaaaggcgactaaatggggtggtccttcgaatgagaccgaaAAACCGAAacccgtgccacagcaggtatggcacgataaagatccctccctgctcaaaggccgtaagcgcttagcataggcctgaattttgcagtccttcaccagcagtgctgacgtctccatatgagtgaaaaatactCGAATATAGATCAATCGATAAATCTCATCACCTAACAATTTCTTCAGATTTCGATGATATTTCTATTCTCATAATTATCCTACTGCTTTTTGAACATGCATTTAATCTTGTACGGCCACTTGACGTCGTTGGTTGAAAGCTTAGATCTTCGAAATAATCTTATCAGAAGCATATTTTTTAGGTCTTCGAAATAATCTTATCAGAAGCATCTCTTTTTTTTAGGTCTTCGAAATAATTTTATCAGAAGCATCTGTTTTTTCTTTACTTCATCAACCTACGTGTGTCTGATAAGTCCATAGATTCTCCTATCATGCAAACTAAAGCTCAAAGATCTAACCATATcgggaaaaaaaatttaaatctgAATATGTTTAAAAGGATATTTTGACACTTGATTCACTTTCCATCCAAATTCTTACAACCTGAAACTAAAGGTAAAATTTCAGTAACGTACAACAACGCGTCTCGCTTTAGCTGTAGCCTGTGGTCCCTTTTCTATACCACCCCTCTTATCAAAGAAAATTGATTTAATTTATCTATTATACTCCTTGGTAAGTATCAAACACTGATGTACCTCAAGGAAGTGTACAATTTTTTCCCCTTGGAACATTGGAATATAATGGTAGAAAACAGTTTTAGATGGTCACCTTTAGCCTGAAAACTATAGAATTACTACCTGAGGTCACTACAGGTAACTGAGGTAGAAAGAAAACGAACAGTTTTAgtatatttttgtggtatttatttttatgaatttcattacGGCACAAGATTGTTCAGTCTTGACTTttggatataattttctttattacaaaaaacGACTTATGATAGAAAAGAGAAATCTGGAAAACCTTGTGCTCGATATAAACAAAGGATTTCTAAACCGGTCAATCGATGAATATCAATAgagatttaacaaaaacagaCTAACTGATTTCAAAAGACAGCATAGCTCTTAATGTTAACgaacttttcagtaaaataaaatgccaAACATCAAAGGTTAGGTATTAATGAATATCTTGGGGCATTGTAAATGCATAATTCAAACAactttgatgttttactaaatcatCGAGGACCGTATGTCACAGCTAAGTGGGGGAGGTCCTTTGGAATACCCTAATTGACGCGCATAAATAGACTTCCATGACCTCATCCACATGTAGGTGAACCACCGCGGTTTGTAATtaaaatgtaattgaaattatTAGAATGCAAATATAAGAAATGTCTTTCAATTTCTGAACCTATATAAGATTATATACCTCAAGTCTCTTCAaccaatatacatgtgtatttcatgAAGAGCTATCATGGcgttatacaatatatattcattatgCCGGTGTGGCGaaacctgaaataaaaaaattacttaCCCGAACGGTGTGCACGTGTTGACAAATTTCATCCTATCTTGTCCCGGCCGTGTGcgaatatatatagataatttctgtaacagaaataattaatgataattacatttattttgCAATAAACTCGATCCTGGGGGTAATCATAGCCTAATAAATTACGATAGTTGTTTTAACGATCATTTACACGTGTCTCATTTCAGAATTCGTGGAACTTGACATAATCTAAATTCTACATATATTTCAGAATTGATAGAACATGAAAcacgaatataacgaacagtcatcaatcttataaatcccacaaggaatacaaaaataaagagttgggcaaagatggacccctggacataccaggtatctaggagtaagcatcccctgtcgaccgttcacacccgccgtgaaccctgtcatatttcatttcatattttaagttCTACATACATTTCAGAATTCCTAAGATTTGACATTTTCTAAATTCTACACATTCTAAACACATTTCAGACTTTCGGGGTCTTGTCATGTTTCATATTCTACACACATTTCAAATTTCGACGGActtcacattttttaaattatacgCACATTTCAGAAGTGGTAGAACGTGACATATTTCTACACACAATTCAAAATTCGTGGGActtgatgtaatattttaaattatGCACGCATTATTGGTAGAATGTGACATATTCTTAAGTCGACATAAATTACACCGAATTCGTAGTACTTTACATATTCAACAGCCACGGATACTTCGTGTATCTTTACTTTTCGACATTTTTACATAATACGGGTGTTGTCTGTAAACTCCGTAGAGAACCTCTATATCgtacgtgtacatgtaatattattagATTCTACATTTAACACTTACATTTGTACGTGTAAGATACTAATTGTGAGTCCCTACTTTTGATTAAACGCATAGCTTTTCACTTTTATTGTGATGTGTAAATGTTATTATTATAGACAATGAAGGCACAATAAAAGTTTGTGATAGTTTTGTTTGGGTTTCTTTTGTCAATGAGGTCACCAGCTATGAAAGGGCTGTCGCAAAACATGGCTAGCCCTTTCTAAAACATACATTATGACATATTCAAAATTAGGCCTTCcattatgaaaagtgaagacaacgaacagcgatcaatctcataactctcacaagcaatacaagatagagttgggcaaacccgtgaatatactagaggtgggatcagatacctaggaggagtaagcattaaACCTTAGAACATTAtatatggcgtgtaaaacgttgcaatattattcaaatattgatgttcattcgataatcttgatgtTTTTATGcgcaaatcttgatttatattcgataatctttatatttatataaacatcaagattatcgaatatacatcaaaatTTACGCATATGAATATTTAcgcttattatatactttcaatttcatctcttcttttttctttaaaagtttgcgggca
It encodes:
- the LOC125666464 gene encoding uncharacterized protein LOC125666464; its protein translation is MGNVAVFGLTLFAVILGITLSITPTKYFECEEYPGDETVDQTRRECLREKVNDVERLYCKYWECTTPSCPEAERLTADDGCQFCPGTCTINGKIYEVGTGTRCIDNVNTCSCLATGSVYNTFVGYNLYSFCNASNPET